One genomic region from Jilunia laotingensis encodes:
- a CDS encoding SusC/RagA family TonB-linked outer membrane protein → MKRHLFMVILFLVGMLSTVFAANRQVQGVVISSEDDQPLIGASVYVTADDLKKAGNSQTTIGVITDIDGKFSISIPDGITRFYCSYVGFDALEVKLVPGKNQYEITLNPSAHMLDAVVVTGYQTVERRKLTAAVSKIDISDQMVGAAKSIDQALAGQIAGLSVSNVNGTPGAPAKIRIRGTASLNGTQDPLWVLDGIPLEGTNIPNMDVLKDVDNIGQTAIAGLNPSDIDNITVLKDAAATAIYGARAANGVIVITTKKGKMGKPVVNFSTKLTYSPKLNMDRLNLLNSEEKVGLELDLLQSGYPYREEKGEVYRIISGLGELSQFKDGGWNALSSDAQSAINRLKATHTDWSDILFRDAFTQEYNLSLSGGGEKATYYTSLGYMKENGNIPSVSSERLNMVMKTSFQVNKMLKVGASLFANRRKNSSYLPDTDGLTNPMFYSRLANPYFTPYDSNGKYNYDLDIENDVDMDFGFNPFEERNNTTNQTTINGLSSIIDAELRFDDRFKITTQLGLQLDKTSIEKIADGESYVMRLEKKNNRHNGVTYLPEGGFHKANENSNSQITWKAMGEYRDTYNDIHEFEVMAGTEIRKTWYETLYSAGYGFDRKTLTTKPIIFPEESRAFDLHKKTNQENAYVSAFSTLSYSLLNRYTLGGSIRFDGSDLFGVDKKYRYLPLYSVSGLWRISQEPFMKKVKWVDNLVLRASYGLQGNIDKNTSPYLLGTYRIENILPGGSEDMIDVSGAPNDKLRWEKTHSVNAGFDLAILNQAINLSVDYYYRKGVDLIGMQMLPLETGFEMMTINWASMRNQGVEVGLSTRNVHTKHFMWTTNFNFAYNANTVLKEALREDALYPGREGRPVGALFALKTAGLDEQGYPMFYNKEGEAVSGMEFFKLQEWGFGATDLTAKERRDLYTYVGTTDCPYTGGFNNTFTYKAFELGINFSFDFGGKVRTQPTYSIVDFDKGRNTNRDILNRWTPDNTNTNLPALLSQNERLDEYMWYSNQSEIYRYMDIWIKDLNYVRLQNLRLGYTLPTGFSRKLGMSTATIAVEGRNLFVFGSSYKNYLDPETMGNPYATPAPKSVTLSLNLNF, encoded by the coding sequence ATGAAAAGACATTTATTTATGGTAATCCTTTTCCTCGTGGGAATGCTCTCTACCGTATTTGCCGCTAACCGGCAAGTGCAGGGGGTAGTTATCTCTTCCGAGGATGATCAGCCTCTTATCGGAGCTTCTGTCTACGTGACGGCTGATGACCTGAAGAAAGCCGGAAATTCTCAGACGACGATTGGCGTCATCACTGATATTGACGGTAAGTTCTCCATCTCCATTCCCGATGGCATTACACGCTTTTACTGTAGTTATGTCGGTTTTGATGCACTTGAAGTAAAGCTCGTACCGGGCAAAAATCAATATGAAATCACTCTTAATCCTTCTGCACACATGCTCGATGCGGTAGTGGTGACGGGATATCAGACGGTTGAGCGCCGTAAACTGACAGCGGCTGTGTCGAAGATTGATATATCCGATCAGATGGTAGGTGCGGCTAAAAGTATCGATCAGGCTTTGGCCGGGCAAATAGCGGGGCTTTCGGTAAGCAACGTTAATGGTACTCCGGGCGCGCCTGCGAAGATTCGTATTCGTGGTACAGCCTCTTTGAACGGTACTCAAGACCCGTTGTGGGTTTTGGATGGCATACCTTTGGAAGGTACGAATATTCCGAATATGGACGTATTGAAAGATGTCGATAATATCGGACAGACTGCGATTGCCGGCCTAAACCCTTCTGATATAGACAATATTACTGTTTTGAAGGATGCGGCTGCAACGGCAATATACGGTGCCCGTGCTGCAAATGGTGTGATCGTGATCACTACCAAAAAAGGAAAAATGGGTAAGCCTGTAGTTAATTTTTCTACTAAGCTGACCTATTCTCCTAAGTTGAACATGGATCGTCTGAATCTTTTGAACTCGGAGGAAAAAGTCGGATTGGAACTTGACTTGTTGCAATCTGGTTATCCTTACAGAGAAGAAAAGGGTGAAGTCTATCGTATTATTTCCGGTTTGGGAGAGCTGAGTCAGTTTAAAGACGGAGGATGGAACGCTTTGTCGTCAGATGCCCAAAGTGCTATCAACCGCCTGAAGGCGACTCATACGGATTGGAGTGATATTCTGTTCCGTGATGCTTTTACGCAAGAATATAACCTGTCACTCTCCGGTGGTGGTGAAAAGGCTACTTATTATACTTCATTAGGATATATGAAAGAGAATGGTAACATACCTTCTGTGTCTTCGGAACGTTTGAATATGGTGATGAAAACCAGTTTCCAAGTCAATAAAATGCTGAAAGTAGGTGCATCGCTGTTTGCCAACCGTCGTAAGAATTCCAGTTATCTGCCGGATACGGATGGTTTGACCAATCCTATGTTTTATTCGCGCTTGGCCAATCCATATTTCACTCCATACGATTCGAACGGGAAATATAATTATGACCTCGATATCGAAAATGACGTGGACATGGATTTCGGTTTCAATCCTTTCGAAGAACGGAATAACACCACCAATCAGACAACCATTAATGGTTTGTCTTCCATCATCGATGCAGAACTCCGTTTCGATGATCGTTTTAAAATCACCACCCAACTCGGACTGCAACTCGATAAAACGTCTATCGAAAAAATAGCCGATGGAGAATCCTATGTAATGCGTTTGGAGAAAAAGAATAATCGGCACAATGGGGTAACTTATCTGCCGGAGGGAGGATTTCATAAAGCAAATGAGAACTCTAACTCTCAGATCACCTGGAAAGCAATGGGAGAATATCGCGATACGTATAATGACATCCATGAATTTGAGGTGATGGCAGGTACGGAGATTCGTAAGACGTGGTATGAAACATTATACAGTGCAGGTTATGGTTTCGACCGGAAGACATTGACTACGAAACCCATCATTTTCCCTGAGGAGAGCAGGGCCTTCGATTTACATAAAAAGACGAATCAGGAGAATGCTTATGTCTCAGCTTTCTCTACACTTTCATATTCACTCTTAAATCGTTATACGCTGGGAGGAAGTATTCGTTTTGACGGTTCCGACCTATTCGGAGTGGATAAGAAATACCGTTATTTGCCTCTCTACTCTGTCAGCGGATTGTGGCGGATTTCTCAGGAACCTTTTATGAAGAAAGTCAAATGGGTGGATAATTTGGTACTTCGTGCTTCCTATGGTTTGCAGGGAAATATCGATAAGAACACTTCACCTTACTTGCTGGGTACATACCGTATTGAGAATATTCTGCCCGGTGGTTCGGAAGATATGATTGATGTCTCCGGGGCTCCGAATGATAAATTGCGTTGGGAGAAGACTCATTCTGTCAATGCCGGATTCGATCTTGCTATTTTAAATCAGGCGATAAACCTGAGTGTGGACTATTATTATCGGAAAGGAGTAGATTTGATTGGCATGCAGATGTTGCCATTGGAAACAGGATTTGAAATGATGACAATCAACTGGGCAAGTATGCGGAATCAGGGTGTGGAAGTAGGATTGAGTACGCGTAATGTTCATACGAAGCACTTTATGTGGACTACCAATTTCAATTTTGCCTACAACGCCAATACTGTATTGAAGGAGGCGCTTCGTGAAGATGCTCTTTATCCCGGACGCGAAGGGCGACCGGTAGGGGCTTTGTTCGCTTTGAAAACAGCAGGATTGGACGAACAGGGATATCCTATGTTTTATAATAAAGAAGGAGAAGCCGTTTCCGGTATGGAATTCTTTAAATTGCAAGAGTGGGGTTTCGGTGCAACCGACCTGACCGCAAAGGAACGTCGTGATTTATATACTTATGTAGGAACAACAGATTGTCCTTACACCGGTGGTTTTAATAATACCTTTACTTACAAGGCTTTTGAGTTGGGAATCAACTTTAGCTTCGATTTTGGTGGAAAGGTACGTACACAACCAACCTATTCTATTGTGGATTTTGATAAAGGACGAAATACGAATCGTGACATTCTGAACCGCTGGACACCGGATAATACTAATACTAATCTGCCGGCACTTTTGAGCCAGAATGAGCGATTGGATGAATACATGTGGTATTCTAACCAGTCGGAGATTTATCGATATATGGATATTTGGATCAAGGATCTTAATTATGTCCGTTTGCAAAACCTCCGTTTGGGATATACGTTACCTACCGGTTTCAGCCGTAAATTGGGCATGTCCACTGCTACTATTGCTGTTGAAGGACGTAACTTGTTTGTCTTTGGCTCTAGTTATAAGAATTATCTGGATCCCGAAACGATGGGGAATCCTTATGCAACTCCGGCTCCGAAATCTGTTACTTTGAGCCTGAACTTGAATTTTTAA
- a CDS encoding zinc-dependent metalloprotease, with product MKLKTILLTTVATGTLLGEPLMVYAVNPNPESMGWFRKRKKSESNDSIKSKNEYEKLTGDGSIVRRGMFNVYQKKNDYYFEVPVSLLGRDMLVVNKLQRVPEELNEAGVNRGTNYENQMVRFELDKATNKLLIRQSRPLPLAPAGDAISESVRNNYISPLIAGFKVEAFNNDSTSMVIKVNDIYDGTETSINNVFTNINLGTSSIKNLSRILSIKSFENNVVATSELTTKVTEGTTTVFVTIEVSSSLMLLPETPMVGRLDNARVGYFTNPLLNYSDGQQRVDKKQFITRWRLEPKPEDRERYLRGELVEPAKPIVFYIENSTPYRWRKYIKQGIEDWQVAFERAGFKNAILAKEVTDSMTVDMDDVNYSVLTYAASTKANAMGPSILDPRSGEILEADIMWWHNVLGMLQEWITVQTGTVRSEARGIKLSDELMGDAMRFVACHEVGHSLGLRHNMMGSWAFPTDSLRSKSFTDRMNSTSSSIMDYARFNYVAQPGDGVTALSPHIGPYDLFAIEYGYRWYGKETPEAEKELLFDFLGRHTDRLYKYSEAQDVRDAVDPRAQNEDLGDDAVRSSQLGIANLKRIVPEIIEWTTTGEKGQTYEEASRLYYAVINQWNNYLYHVLANIGGIYIENTIVGDGQKTYTFVEKEKQQAALKFLLDEVLTYPKWLFDTEVGEYTYLLRNTPLGIVENAPTQVLKNAQSYILWDLLSNNRLMRMLENESVNGKKAFTAVELMDGLHRSIFSTTERGVLPDVMTRALQKNFVDALITAAAESEGVKINKKLMDNHFLLDNRLPLCSHDEHVHRSLDSDRMGARRELNFYGSQLNRISDAISVKRGELLRIKDLLQSRLGTSDVATKYHYKDMILRINTALGIK from the coding sequence ATGAAACTGAAAACAATCCTGCTGACTACGGTGGCCACGGGTACCCTTCTGGGGGAACCTCTCATGGTGTATGCCGTAAATCCTAACCCGGAATCGATGGGGTGGTTCCGTAAGAGAAAGAAAAGTGAATCTAACGACAGTATTAAATCAAAAAATGAGTATGAGAAACTGACGGGTGATGGCAGCATCGTTCGTCGGGGGATGTTTAATGTATACCAGAAGAAGAACGACTATTACTTTGAAGTACCGGTCAGTTTGTTGGGAAGAGACATGCTGGTTGTAAACAAGCTCCAACGTGTACCCGAGGAATTGAACGAAGCGGGCGTGAATCGTGGGACGAATTACGAGAATCAGATGGTACGTTTCGAACTGGATAAGGCGACGAATAAACTATTGATTCGTCAGAGCCGTCCGTTGCCCCTTGCACCTGCCGGGGACGCGATCAGTGAGTCTGTACGCAACAACTACATCTCTCCGTTGATAGCCGGTTTCAAAGTCGAGGCTTTCAATAACGACTCTACCAGCATGGTTATCAAGGTGAATGATATCTACGACGGAACAGAAACCAGCATTAATAATGTATTTACAAACATCAATCTGGGCACGTCTTCCATTAAGAATCTATCACGTATCCTTTCTATTAAGTCGTTCGAAAATAATGTAGTGGCAACTTCCGAACTGACAACGAAAGTAACCGAAGGTACTACTACCGTATTCGTGACCATTGAAGTAAGTTCTTCACTCATGTTGCTGCCTGAAACACCGATGGTCGGTCGTTTGGATAATGCGCGCGTAGGTTACTTCACTAATCCTTTGCTGAATTACAGTGACGGACAGCAACGGGTGGATAAGAAACAATTCATTACCCGTTGGCGTTTGGAGCCCAAACCGGAGGATCGCGAACGTTATCTGCGCGGTGAACTTGTCGAACCGGCCAAACCGATTGTTTTCTATATTGAGAACTCTACTCCCTATCGTTGGAGAAAATACATAAAGCAAGGTATCGAAGACTGGCAAGTAGCTTTTGAACGTGCAGGATTCAAAAACGCCATCCTTGCAAAGGAAGTCACCGATAGCATGACTGTGGATATGGACGATGTTAATTATTCTGTGCTGACTTATGCCGCTTCGACCAAAGCTAATGCGATGGGGCCGTCTATCCTCGATCCTCGCTCGGGCGAGATACTGGAGGCGGATATTATGTGGTGGCATAATGTGCTGGGCATGCTTCAGGAATGGATTACCGTGCAAACCGGAACCGTTCGTTCCGAAGCACGCGGCATCAAACTCTCGGATGAGCTGATGGGAGATGCCATGCGTTTTGTTGCTTGCCATGAAGTAGGACACTCTTTGGGGCTGCGCCATAACATGATGGGATCATGGGCATTCCCGACCGACTCTCTTCGTTCCAAATCGTTTACCGACCGGATGAACTCTACATCCTCCTCCATCATGGACTATGCCCGTTTCAATTATGTGGCACAGCCGGGTGACGGAGTGACTGCGCTCTCTCCGCATATCGGACCGTATGATCTGTTTGCCATCGAGTATGGCTATCGCTGGTACGGGAAGGAAACTCCCGAAGCCGAAAAGGAGTTGCTTTTCGATTTCCTTGGCCGTCACACCGACCGCCTTTACAAATACAGTGAAGCACAGGATGTGCGTGATGCCGTTGATCCCCGTGCGCAGAATGAAGATTTGGGAGATGATGCCGTGCGTTCCTCACAACTGGGCATTGCCAATTTGAAACGTATAGTTCCGGAAATAATAGAGTGGACAACGACCGGAGAAAAAGGCCAGACGTATGAAGAAGCTTCCCGGCTTTATTATGCCGTTATCAATCAGTGGAACAATTACCTGTATCACGTGCTGGCTAATATAGGTGGTATCTATATTGAGAACACTATAGTCGGTGACGGGCAGAAAACTTATACGTTTGTAGAGAAAGAGAAACAGCAAGCAGCGTTGAAGTTCTTGCTCGATGAGGTGCTGACCTATCCCAAGTGGTTGTTCGATACCGAAGTAGGAGAATACACCTATCTGCTTCGTAACACTCCATTGGGAATCGTAGAGAATGCCCCCACGCAGGTATTGAAGAATGCGCAATCTTACATCCTTTGGGATCTGTTGTCAAACAATCGTCTGATGCGTATGCTTGAAAACGAATCGGTGAACGGAAAGAAAGCGTTTACGGCAGTAGAACTGATGGACGGCCTGCATCGTTCCATTTTCTCCACCACTGAACGGGGCGTATTGCCGGATGTCATGACCCGTGCTTTGCAGAAGAATTTCGTGGATGCTTTGATCACTGCCGCTGCCGAAAGCGAAGGAGTGAAAATCAATAAAAAGTTGATGGACAATCACTTCCTGCTTGACAATCGATTGCCGTTATGCAGCCACGACGAGCATGTACATCGTTCTTTGGACAGCGACCGGATGGGTGCCCGTCGTGAACTCAACTTTTATGGCTCTCAACTGAATCGTATTTCAGATGCCATATCGGTGAAACGGGGTGAACTGCTTCGTATCAAAGATTTGCTACAAAGCCGTCTGGGAACATCGGATGTAGCTACAAAATACCACTATAAAGACATGATCCTTCGCATCAACACTGCGTTGGGAATTAAATAA
- a CDS encoding fibronectin type III domain-containing protein, which produces MKRIKHIINLTIYILTILLSIAGCEKDTEPSLLPPSVYTGESSDITRFEAELWGTVTPHPKAADIQENKVSFIYSNHSPNLLENVKTVDAVKAGTNEYNVHLTELEAGKTYYYCIVTDCGKTSIKGEIKKFNTISTEAPSLEVSTNGNTEYAISLTGNVTDDGGATIDKQGFVYKLYSEGIEAPTTENGTNVPGNTGVGKDFYAELTELQPETTYIIRAYATNSASHTGYSEAIQVTTGKLLKPTVNTGEATDLTAQTVLFHGTIVSDNGYEISECGFCYSSESQSPTIDHPYVKVESITKEFSAKVEKLESTKTYYFRAYARNEKGIAYGEVKQCTMPEVQSLTVTAPVVTDIMIETAHVTASVHVPEGSSVFEKGVCYSPTVLEPTTNETTKADPSSGTDIALSLDELQEGTLYNVRAYAISRDGTFYSSTTQFTTIQTQKPEITAPEVSNITTTSASLSSHITSDGGASVETKGICYSQNSQNPTIDNSAVDDTSEGNNIQIELDDLEEGMTYYTRAYARNKNGISYSNTTSFKTTAHYKPVLSGLTAITINDDNATMQATLTDDGGLAVTECGFCWSENSSEPDIDHDSKVKAKTSSGTFEAKLTGLKYSTEYHIRAYAINEKGISYSGYLKITTKSSTVPTLGTLTTSNITPSTVDVAATVTADGGAEITERGFCYSIDSTPDADHSKKVVVTGGNAMSTVLNELSAYTHYKIRAYARNKNGVGYSNTVGITTKKKDPGIDDSAFPDKQ; this is translated from the coding sequence ATGAAAAGGATAAAACACATAATAAACCTCACGATTTATATACTAACGATCTTATTAAGTATCGCTGGTTGTGAAAAAGATACCGAACCGTCACTCCTACCACCGAGTGTCTATACGGGAGAGTCTTCGGACATAACACGATTTGAGGCGGAACTTTGGGGAACTGTTACCCCACATCCGAAAGCAGCAGATATTCAAGAAAACAAGGTCTCTTTTATTTATTCCAACCATTCCCCTAATCTGCTTGAGAATGTAAAAACAGTAGACGCTGTTAAAGCTGGGACGAACGAATACAATGTCCATCTCACCGAATTGGAAGCAGGAAAAACTTACTATTATTGTATCGTTACAGATTGTGGAAAGACATCCATAAAAGGGGAGATTAAGAAGTTCAACACTATCTCTACTGAAGCTCCTTCACTGGAAGTATCGACCAATGGTAATACCGAGTATGCCATTTCATTAACAGGAAACGTAACCGACGATGGAGGAGCAACGATCGACAAGCAAGGATTTGTTTACAAGCTTTATTCAGAAGGCATCGAAGCACCGACCACAGAAAATGGTACAAACGTACCCGGGAATACGGGAGTAGGAAAGGACTTCTATGCCGAACTTACCGAATTGCAACCGGAAACGACCTATATCATTCGTGCATATGCCACTAATTCTGCATCGCATACAGGATATAGCGAAGCTATTCAAGTGACGACAGGAAAATTGCTCAAACCTACAGTCAATACAGGAGAGGCAACCGACCTTACTGCACAAACCGTTCTATTCCACGGAACCATCGTTTCTGATAACGGATACGAAATATCAGAATGTGGTTTCTGTTATAGTTCCGAAAGTCAATCACCGACAATCGATCATCCGTATGTAAAAGTAGAATCAATCACTAAAGAGTTCAGTGCAAAGGTAGAAAAGCTTGAATCCACCAAAACATACTATTTCCGCGCGTATGCAAGAAACGAAAAAGGGATCGCATATGGTGAAGTTAAGCAATGCACGATGCCCGAAGTGCAATCGTTAACGGTTACTGCCCCGGTTGTCACCGATATTATGATTGAGACTGCCCATGTCACAGCTTCCGTACATGTGCCGGAAGGTTCTTCCGTATTTGAAAAAGGCGTATGCTATAGCCCGACCGTACTCGAACCTACTACTAATGAAACTACGAAAGCAGATCCATCTTCCGGAACGGATATTGCCTTGTCATTAGATGAGTTGCAAGAAGGTACACTATATAATGTTCGAGCCTACGCAATCTCACGGGATGGAACATTCTATAGCTCGACCACACAATTCACAACCATACAAACCCAAAAGCCAGAAATCACCGCTCCGGAGGTTTCCAACATAACCACCACATCCGCTTCACTAAGCAGTCATATCACTTCCGACGGAGGCGCTTCAGTAGAAACGAAAGGAATATGTTATAGCCAGAATTCACAGAATCCTACCATTGACAACTCTGCGGTTGATGATACATCAGAGGGAAACAATATTCAAATAGAGCTTGATGATCTTGAGGAAGGGATGACTTATTATACTCGCGCCTATGCCCGAAACAAGAATGGAATAAGCTACAGCAATACGACTTCCTTCAAAACAACAGCGCATTACAAGCCTGTTCTCTCCGGATTGACTGCCATCACTATAAATGACGATAATGCGACCATGCAGGCCACTCTTACCGATGATGGCGGACTGGCGGTGACCGAATGCGGATTCTGTTGGAGTGAAAATTCATCCGAACCGGATATCGATCATGATTCTAAAGTGAAAGCTAAAACCAGCTCCGGCACATTCGAAGCTAAACTGACCGGATTAAAATACAGCACCGAATATCATATCCGTGCGTATGCTATCAATGAGAAAGGAATCAGCTACAGCGGATATCTTAAAATCACGACTAAAAGCTCTACCGTACCAACTCTAGGAACATTGACAACAAGCAACATCACACCGTCTACAGTAGATGTAGCAGCCACCGTTACAGCAGATGGCGGTGCGGAAATTACTGAGAGGGGGTTCTGCTACAGCATCGACAGTACACCTGATGCCGATCATTCTAAAAAAGTGGTGGTTACTGGAGGGAATGCGATGTCTACCGTACTAAACGAATTATCTGCTTATACCCATTATAAAATAAGGGCATATGCTCGTAACAAGAATGGAGTAGGTTATAGTAACACCGTAGGAATCACCACAAAGAAGAAAGATCCGGGAATAGACGATTCTGCTTTTCCTGACAAACAGTGA
- a CDS encoding leucine-rich repeat domain-containing protein, whose amino-acid sequence MRKSIYILLLLLLSIGIKGQGLVGYEYWFDSDYQNKVSVTDSQKEIQLSPDASLLQKGIHYFNFRVQDSRGKWSSILTRYFYRTSSDDIADNALVSYEYWMDGNYAERKVTANTGGIINVDIDASKLLHGIHYFNFRAKDKMGNYSALITQYFYRMSSDNIADNALVSYEYWLDSNYAEKEEVPNADGIISLDVDASKLRKGMHYFNFRAKDKMGNYSSLVTQYFMKPLVGVSDNKICQYRYWFNDNGETLQKVDITPVNPLELSNALIEVPNLIPAKIPDDIQMATSSSATKKAFLLPLKMQIKLQFKDLADQWSAVQTDSFEHNSQVELEIRALTVNKAQTLKKPASKELVGFSIDVTKEDSLYWQADQPCMLDFFSPSGEKLCRFSTSESLKGKKIETKQKGIYYVLLHSTIHDETYNKDKLTIIGIGNNVSDTIEVNPAGTLPELVSDPEVIVNLTLTGYLNGTDIRFIRSLPCLAKLDISAAHIVEGGDTYYENYRTADEVTGDYMFSDLPKLTRLVLSNTTITLGKKALYGCTGLTELSIPHSIKTFGEKAIGGTQGNLLLIHWNTPAAIASATFDTPEEMGNCLIYALQETECTYEGNVIINGLADKIRLTDAKGFRCPTAFKAKDISYTRTFSMTSGNKEAAAGWESIVLPFDVQTFSHAEKGELAPFNSGKKGTHPFWLAELSTEKGFRHVTELKANIPYIISMPNSDAYEEEFNICGNVTFHAENDNGVEVRSTYSSAIVRSEGPQFTLVPAYETVWQHDSVYVINRTISNGNLPGGAFVRNLRNANPFEAYAVSKDSPNQAPAYYSIGTNGSLTGLEYLLRRAEESLKVYSIGRTLYIETNRAITLPIYDREGRTVRIIKASEGRTEITDLLDGIYFSGGRKVMIGR is encoded by the coding sequence ATGAGAAAGTCAATTTATATATTACTTCTACTCCTCTTATCTATAGGGATAAAAGGACAGGGGTTAGTTGGATATGAATATTGGTTTGATTCAGATTATCAGAATAAAGTATCTGTCACCGATTCACAGAAAGAAATTCAACTTTCACCCGATGCCTCTCTATTACAGAAAGGAATACATTATTTCAACTTCAGAGTCCAAGATAGTCGAGGAAAATGGAGTTCCATACTAACCCGATATTTCTACCGTACAAGTTCCGATGATATAGCAGACAATGCACTCGTGAGTTACGAATATTGGATGGATGGTAACTATGCAGAAAGAAAAGTAACTGCAAACACCGGAGGTATTATTAATGTAGATATAGATGCAAGCAAACTGCTCCATGGAATACATTACTTTAACTTCAGAGCTAAAGACAAAATGGGAAACTACAGTGCATTGATCACACAGTACTTCTACCGAATGAGTTCCGACAATATAGCTGACAATGCACTGGTAAGTTATGAGTATTGGCTGGACAGTAATTATGCTGAAAAGGAAGAAGTGCCAAACGCGGACGGTATCATCAGCCTTGATGTAGATGCCAGCAAACTCCGAAAAGGGATGCACTACTTTAACTTCCGGGCTAAAGACAAAATGGGAAACTATAGCAGTCTAGTTACTCAATATTTTATGAAGCCTCTTGTTGGAGTCAGCGATAATAAAATCTGCCAATACCGATATTGGTTCAACGATAATGGTGAAACCTTGCAAAAAGTAGATATTACACCGGTAAATCCCCTGGAATTGTCCAATGCTTTGATCGAAGTGCCTAACTTAATTCCAGCGAAAATTCCCGATGATATTCAAATGGCTACCAGCAGTTCAGCTACGAAAAAAGCATTTCTCCTACCATTGAAAATGCAAATAAAATTGCAGTTCAAGGATCTTGCAGACCAGTGGAGTGCGGTGCAGACAGACAGTTTTGAACACAACAGCCAGGTAGAGCTTGAAATTAGAGCGTTAACCGTAAACAAAGCGCAAACGTTGAAAAAGCCGGCTTCCAAAGAATTAGTAGGTTTCAGCATCGATGTCACAAAAGAAGACTCGCTTTACTGGCAGGCAGACCAACCTTGTATGTTGGATTTCTTTTCTCCTTCAGGTGAAAAGCTATGCAGGTTTTCAACCTCAGAGAGCCTGAAAGGAAAGAAAATTGAAACCAAACAGAAAGGTATCTATTACGTCTTGTTGCATAGTACCATCCACGATGAAACTTACAATAAGGATAAGCTGACAATCATAGGCATCGGCAACAACGTTTCCGACACGATCGAAGTAAATCCCGCAGGAACTCTTCCCGAGCTGGTAAGCGACCCTGAAGTAATCGTCAACCTGACCCTTACCGGTTACCTCAACGGTACGGACATCCGTTTCATCCGTAGCTTGCCATGCTTGGCAAAACTGGATATCAGTGCCGCCCATATCGTAGAAGGGGGAGATACTTACTACGAAAACTATCGTACAGCCGATGAAGTCACCGGTGACTATATGTTCAGCGATTTACCGAAACTGACACGTCTTGTCCTTTCGAATACCACCATCACCCTCGGCAAAAAGGCGCTCTATGGTTGTACCGGTTTAACGGAACTTTCCATACCGCATAGTATAAAAACCTTCGGTGAGAAAGCTATTGGAGGCACGCAAGGGAACTTGTTACTCATACATTGGAACACTCCTGCTGCAATTGCATCTGCCACCTTTGACACACCGGAAGAGATGGGCAATTGCCTTATCTACGCACTGCAAGAAACAGAATGTACTTATGAAGGTAATGTCATCATCAACGGATTAGCCGACAAAATCCGCCTGACAGATGCCAAAGGATTCCGTTGTCCCACTGCTTTCAAAGCAAAAGATATCTCCTATACACGTACCTTCAGCATGACTTCGGGTAATAAGGAAGCTGCTGCCGGATGGGAAAGCATCGTTTTACCTTTCGATGTCCAGACTTTCAGTCATGCGGAAAAAGGAGAACTCGCACCTTTCAATAGCGGCAAAAAGGGAACACATCCTTTCTGGCTTGCCGAATTGTCCACGGAAAAAGGTTTCAGGCATGTGACGGAACTGAAGGCTAACATCCCGTATATCATCTCCATGCCGAATAGCGATGCGTATGAAGAAGAATTTAATATATGTGGCAATGTCACCTTCCATGCGGAAAACGACAATGGAGTAGAAGTAAGGAGTACATACTCTTCCGCTATTGTCCGTTCCGAAGGCCCCCAATTTACACTTGTACCTGCTTATGAGACAGTCTGGCAACATGACTCTGTGTACGTCATCAACCGTACTATCAGCAACGGCAATCTGCCGGGTGGCGCTTTTGTCCGTAACCTACGTAATGCAAATCCTTTCGAGGCTTACGCGGTCAGCAAAGATTCTCCGAATCAGGCACCGGCATATTATAGCATCGGCACGAATGGAAGCCTAACAGGTCTTGAATATTTGCTACGTCGGGCAGAAGAGTCATTGAAAGTGTACAGCATCGGTCGGACGCTCTACATAGAAACCAATCGCGCCATCACCCTTCCCATTTATGATAGGGAAGGCCGTACGGTAAGGATTATCAAAGCTTCTGAAGGTAGGACAGAAATAACCGACCTGCTGGATGGCATTTACTTTTCAGGAGGGAGAAAGGTGATGATCGGAAGATAA